CATCAATTTTGTATACATTACTTATATGAGTTTAAGAAGAATAGGGGGTGGGGTAATATCTAAATTATACCGAATTACCGAGGAAGAAATGGGAAAGCTAAAAAATGCTAATTGAATACAATCAATGATAAACAATTTAACATAATGTGGTATTTTTATTCTATAGCCTAAGAATCCTGAATGCATGAGCATAACATTACCAACTATGAATCAATGATTTTTACCAACTTGACCCAAGAGTTAGGAGAACCAGCCAAAGACAAGTCCCAGAAGATCTCATCACCTGAATATTGAACTGAATGTCTTTAGGCAAATTGAAGAAGACAGGACACATGATAATTTGGTTTTGATTCTTTAATTGCATTCCATAAGCTTCCTTATAAATTGATTGAAACAATATTGCAGAAACACTATGTTGGTACAATAGTTTATTGCAGAAACAAATATTTCGGACATTAATTAAATTACTTAATCGATCACCACATTGGCACACAGACCCTTCTCTAAAGTCTAAACAGCCTTGTCACCAATTTTGTATATGTTACTTATACTGAGTTTAATAAGCCAACTTAATAAATGTTGGCCGGACATGAATGGAAAAAAATAGACAAGTTTAAAAGGATGAAGACATAATACATTAATCTATTCCTTTCTTTTATTCCAAACAACAATAATCTTGAATACAATCAGTCATAAACAATTTAACATAATGGAGTGTTTTTATCCTAAAGCCTAAGAATCTTGAATGCATGAGCATAACATTACTTAATCGATCACCACAAGTAGTACAGTGAAGATAGTCATCTAAATCCATATCAGGGAGGGGAAAATGACCATAAGTCTCCTTACCCAAATCAAAATAAACAGCCACATGATTAATAGTGCATACTCAACTCCCCTTCCCTATTAACAGCCAAGACAGAGACAGAACACAAGATAATTTGGTTTAGCTTCGTTTTAGCAAGATAAGTTCATTGagctaataataatatttgtacCTAAAGAGAACCTCATAttaagtgcatgtttgggcgccattattttgttaaaaaagatattttttcaataaaaaaagatcttttattttttaacgtgtttggcaaatttctaatagtaaaagtaaaagcactagtaaaataaaaaaaagatcttttttgagaagctgtaatttacatctttttttaaaagatcttttttccttaaaaaaaagatgtttttcatgtaataaataaacaaaaaagtacttttatattgttatacccaaacataattgatagataaaaagacctttttacatgagatatccaaacataaaattacttttacttctctataagatcttttaaaaaagataactcgaaaaaagcttttcttagaagctcacccaaacaagccctaaatCATCATTATACCCACATTATGATTTGATTTGCACTTAATCATCACTTAATTTTCGTGGATAAATAAATAACCGATTAAACCAAGTGAATAAGAACAACCGAACAACATTCAAGTATAACGGTTGTTCCAAAAAGGCATTACATATTGCTTATATATTTACACATTGCCACAAACAAGAAAAACAGAATCACTAGTGATAGGGAACAGACCATATATCATTTTACTGCTTTGCTATTACCAACAAATATTTTCTGATAGTTTGGATTTGTTGTCAGAAATCACCAAGGTACAACTTTATACTAATTTTTACCTATGATACTTAAGGAACTATTCTATTTCACCTTAAATTAACAATCTGAAGCCAGTAAATGATGGTCATTTCTTCAAATCCATCCTGGGCATTCCTATTTCTCCACGAAACAGtggtatattaatttaaaattattacgaTCGATGATTTGTAAAAAGAGGAATAATGATACCAAGAGCAAGTACAATTTCTCATCAGTGCACAAAGTGTTCAAAAAATTATTTGACTAAAATAGGAAGAAGGTTAAACAAATTATCTTAAAACAGTAAATTCTGATTGAAACATAAACATAGTACTCAGATAAATAAATTTGATAACATCAATAACAAAGTTGGTAGGATTGAAAGGCTTCACCAAGTGAAGGTTTGAAATATGCTTTAAGGTTGTGGTTGTTTTCTGCTGAGATTGAGATAAGTATTATTCTGTTTGGTGTTTTGAGACAAAAAATTCAATCTATTCAGTATCTTCACAAAGTGAAAACCcagaaattgaaacttcaaaaatatttttttaaaaaatatttttatttaaccttTTAAATTTCAAACCTACTTCTGagtatttatatttatcttaaaccaaacatgatactgagacataactcaattcaatacatTTTATAACAAACATAATACAAAAACTTAATTTGATCTCTATCTCTTAGTCTCTTGGGTTTGACTAAGCGCAGCAGCAAATTGGATGAGTTGCTTTGAAGACCATTTGGTGAAACTAAGCTTTCATGGTAGATAAAAGCCATCTTATTACAATCTATACTTTGAGAAAAAGACCGCCTCAGAGCAGTTTCTGCAGGCAGCATGCTCTTGAGTCTTGAGCTCATCTTTAATGAGGAAGGGGAAACACGCCTCAATGCAATGATGTATTTCAGGTACTATAATGTGCTTTAGCATTTTAAATACTATTTTGTCCTTCAAATTTTAACTATTAGTTAATCAAATGCAAGTTGATCTTTTGCCATCAATGGTGAACGACAAGGTGGATACGCTTGAGAGGCAAATTGTGTGAAGTGCGCAATTTCTCCAAGGCTTTCTCTAGTATTATGGAAAGTGCTAATTTCTCCGGAAAAATTCAGTGGCAACTTTAAACTAGTAGTACAGTAAAGATAGTTTGGATTTGTTATTAGAAATCATCAAGGTGCAACTTTATACTAGTTTTTACCATAATACTTACGGAACTATTCTTTTTCCCCTTAAATTAACAAACTGAAACCAGTAAATGATGGTGATTTCTGGAAATCCATCTTGGGCATCCCTATTTCTCCACAAAACAGAGGTATATTGATGTAAAATTATTATGATCGATGGTTTTCAAGGATAAATAATGATACCAAGCAAGAGCAAATACGACTAAATCCCCATTTTGGTCCCTGAGATTTACGCGATTACTCATTTTGGTCTCCgaaattcaaaattacctataCTGGTCCTCCAGATTCAAGTTTGGGCACCAATATGGTCCTTCGACTCTTTCCGGTGATGATTAGGCAAATGGAGTGCTGAGATGACACCCTTCCTGTCACGTTGGACGCTGTAACGGCTAGTTAATGTGGCGAGGGTTGTATTTGTATCCAATTTAGTCCATGAAACCttaattatcttattatttatctGAGTTATAATGACAAAGTTTTAATAACAGGAACTAAATTGGATACAAATACAACCCTCGCTACATTAACTAGCCGTTACAGTGTCCAACGTGACAGGAAGGGTGTTATCTCAGCACTCCATTTGCCTAATCATCACCGGAAAGAGTCGAAGGACCATATTGGTGCCCAAACTTGAATTTGGAGGACCATtataggtaattttgaatttcgcggaccaaaatgagtaatcgcgtgaatctcagggaccaaaATGGGGATTTAGTCGAGCAAATACAATTTCTCATCAGTGCATAAAGTGTTCAAAGAATGATTTTACTAGAAAAGGAAAAAGATCAAACGAATGTTCTTAAAGCAGTAAATTCCAATTGAAACATAAACATAGTACTGAGATGAATAAATTTAATAACATTAATAACAAAGTTTGTAGTGCGAGAAAGGCTTCACCAAGTAAAACTAAGATTGGGCTTGGGTTTGGGTTTAGACTCGATGAAGTGCAGCAGCATTTTGGATGAGTTACTTTGAAGACCATAGGGTGAAACTAAGGTTTCATGGAAAATATAAGCCATTCTATAACTTGAATATTGAGAAAGATAAAGACAGAACTCCATGCCATTAGAGCAGCTGTCAATCAGTGAAAAATCTATGCTGCCATCGTTTAAGTTACACAAGACTAATTTAAAAGATCGAGACATGACCAAAAGCACATCGCTTTCTGAGATGTAGAGAGGTTGTAAAGGATCATACAGTTGCGGATGAAAGGGAATCATTGCCAATGTAGTCCAAGATTTAGCATCTCCGTATTCCTTCATCTGCCACACAATCCAACGTTGTGTTTTCCTATAACAAACAGAAAGGCAGTCTCTCAAGACATATAAGCTGGTGTAGTGAGTCCAGGAATAACCATAATTTAAATCCCTATCAGGCAGGGTAAAACGACCATAAGTCTCTTTACCCAAGTCAAAATAAAGAACCACATCATAAACACACCAATTAATAGTGCATGCTTTGCCACTACTTAAAAATACCCCTTTCAAATTATCAGCCATACAAGGATCGTAAGCTGTTCGGGGACAAAGTAGGCTAGATGGAGTATCATCAATTCTTCTCCAAGACGAAGTTGGTCCAAATGTATAAATTCTGGCACTAGATTCAACACCAGATGGCACTTTCTTCGTTATCGTTGCGTAAAATTTATAGGTGTCACTGAGATGGTCGTAACCAAAGCCAGAAAAGTAGGGTTTGCCGTTGATTTGCGGTGATTTGAATATGAATCCGGTACAGGGGTTCCACAAGATGGCATGGATGTGGTCATCATCAGCATCGCTATCAAAGAAGCATAACAATCCATGGCAAGAACCAACGATTCTGTAGCCTCCCCTACTGAAGCGAGCGACTTTAGTAGGTTCCGAAGGATTGTCCAACATTGACGGCTCGAAGAAAGATTCGataccaccataccaaccatcgTGAGTGCAATAAAAAATCCGTGGCGGAGTCAGGCTTGAATCGCGTAAGCATGAACGACGAAGGTGGTTGCGGGTGAAGTCGGGGGTTGAAATGAGGTTTCTCCATGACCTGCACACGCTCTTTAGGGTAGCAAGCGTCCTTGTCGGAAGCCTCAGCAAGATTTCCATTATCATCTCCTCCGAAAGGTCTGCCAGCTGCCGCGTTCTTGCCCTGGAGCAACTGACCAGTTCCAG
This region of Arachis hypogaea cultivar Tifrunner chromosome 8, arahy.Tifrunner.gnm2.J5K5, whole genome shotgun sequence genomic DNA includes:
- the LOC112705442 gene encoding F-box/kelch-repeat protein At3g23880-like; the encoded protein is MDKHMQIKNKEAKRNASRGLELVSCSRARTRQLADLSEEMIMEILLRLPTRTLATLKSVCRSWRNLISTPDFTRNHLRRSCLRDSSLTPPRIFYCTHDGWYGGIESFFEPSMLDNPSEPTKVARFSRGGYRIVGSCHGLLCFFDSDADDDHIHAILWNPCTGFIFKSPQINGKPYFSGFGYDHLSDTYKFYATITKKVPSGVESSARIYTFGPTSSWRRIDDTPSSLLCPRTAYDPCMADNLKGVFLSSGKACTINWCVYDVVLYFDLGKETYGRFTLPDRDLNYGYSWTHYTSLYVLRDCLSVCYRKTQRWIVWQMKEYGDAKSWTTLAMIPFHPQLYDPLQPLYISESDVLLVMSRSFKLVLCNLNDGSIDFSLIDSCSNGMEFCLYLSQYSSYRMAYIFHETLVSPYGLQSNSSKMLLHFIESKPKPKPNLSFTW